A genomic stretch from Candidatus Cloacimonadota bacterium includes:
- a CDS encoding FtsW/RodA/SpoVE family cell cycle protein: MINRQKFDFVLLALLFILIALGCVAIFSASTTVISNQVSTQAFWWRQIIFAILALGMIAFLLKLPMPIFDILILPAFILNILALILVLFTPAINGSHRWFSMGGINIQPSESAKLLTILMVARYISKENVNEYRQMLYGFGIMLAPVILIMLEPDFGTTLVFWASLIAMLIAAEVPLFYILLIISPVVSVVASIHWLFILLWIVLLVLLLMWSRLSWVAITVAGIANVFIALIMPVFWMGLKDYQQNRILTFMDPTRDPLGAGYQIIQSKIAIGSGALTGKGWLMGTQKNMNFLPEHHTDFIFSVIGEEFGFVGSMFLLFIFAFFFARIIHDINQLKVKERKVASAGILAYLMLQSFINIGMNIGLVPATGIPLPFISYGGSNLMINTISVAVILKYLNERGFIK, encoded by the coding sequence GATCTCCAACCAGGTAAGCACACAGGCATTTTGGTGGAGGCAGATCATCTTTGCCATCCTTGCTTTGGGAATGATTGCCTTTTTATTGAAGCTCCCAATGCCCATATTCGACATCCTGATTCTGCCCGCTTTTATACTCAATATCCTGGCTTTAATTTTAGTGCTTTTCACTCCTGCGATAAATGGCTCGCATCGCTGGTTCAGTATGGGAGGAATCAATATTCAGCCTTCTGAGAGTGCCAAACTGCTTACCATACTGATGGTAGCGCGCTACATTTCCAAAGAGAATGTGAACGAATATCGCCAGATGTTGTATGGCTTTGGCATCATGCTGGCTCCGGTGATCCTGATTATGCTGGAGCCGGATTTCGGCACTACGCTCGTGTTTTGGGCAAGCTTGATAGCAATGCTGATAGCAGCCGAGGTTCCACTTTTCTACATATTGCTCATCATATCGCCGGTGGTTTCCGTGGTGGCATCCATCCATTGGCTATTTATCCTGCTGTGGATTGTGCTCTTGGTTCTGTTATTGATGTGGTCGCGCCTTTCCTGGGTAGCAATCACTGTGGCGGGTATCGCGAATGTATTTATTGCATTGATTATGCCAGTATTTTGGATGGGATTGAAAGACTACCAGCAAAACCGCATTCTCACCTTTATGGACCCCACCCGCGATCCCTTGGGAGCAGGTTATCAGATAATCCAAAGCAAGATTGCCATAGGTAGCGGAGCATTGACCGGCAAGGGCTGGCTGATGGGAACTCAGAAGAATATGAACTTCTTGCCCGAGCACCATACAGACTTCATTTTCTCGGTGATCGGCGAAGAATTCGGCTTTGTGGGATCGATGTTTCTGCTGTTTATATTTGCTTTCTTTTTTGCCCGCATCATTCACGACATAAATCAGTTGAAGGTAAAGGAAAGAAAGGTTGCCTCAGCTGGCATTCTTGCTTATCTTATGTTGCAGAGTTTTATCAACATCGGTATGAATATCGGTCTGGTCCCGGCTACGGGTATCCCCTTGCCATTCATCAGTTATGGCGGATCGAATCTGATGATCAATACCATTTCGGTGGCGGTGATCTTGAAATATTTAAATGAAAGAGGTTTTATTAAATGA